A stretch of the Salminus brasiliensis chromosome 19, fSalBra1.hap2, whole genome shotgun sequence genome encodes the following:
- the tmx2a gene encoding thioredoxin-related transmembrane protein 2-A — MGLITGLCYFFYNLPKIYKWLLRPYYLLSFLLSTAFLAVRKCPGVCEHLPSQREDGNSCDFDWREVEILMFLSAIVMMKNRRAITLEQHIGNIFLFSKVANVVLFFRVDLRLGLLYLTLCVVFLITCKPPIYMGPEYIKYFSDKTLDEELERDSRVTWLVEFYANWSPECQCFAPVFADLSLKYNCSGLKFGKIDIGRYASVAEKYKVSPSPLSKQLPSLLLLHGGREHMRRPQVDKKGRAVSWSFTEENIIREFNLNEIFEKCKKLGKGRSEKIEELGFLPQEDHDEQPIKTPGEESESKKDK; from the exons ATGGGGCTGATCACTGGACTCTGTTATTTCTTCTACAACCTCCCGAAGATTTATAAATGGCTCTTGCGACCATACTATTTATTATCCTTCCTTCTGTCCACTGCTTTTCTGGCTGTTAGGAAATGCCCAGGAGTGTGTGAGCACTTACCATCACAAAGAGAAGACGGCAACTCCTGTGACTTTGACTGG AGGGAGGTGGAGATCCTCATGTTTCTCAGTGCTATTGTCATGATGAAGAACCGCAGAGCGA TAACTCTGGAGCAGCACATAGGGAACATATTCCTCTTCAGTAAGGTGGCTAACGTGGTGTTGTTCTTCAGAGTGGACTTGAGACTTGGCCTCCTCTATCTCACGCTGTGTGTTG TGTTCCTGATTACATGTAAGCCTCCCATCTACATGGGCCCAGAGTACATCAAGTACTTCAGCGACAAAACTTTAGAT GAAGAACTGGAAAGGGACAGTAGAGTAACGTGGCTCGTTGAGTTTTATGCCAACTGGTCTCCAGAGTGCCAGTGTTTCGCCCCTGTTTTTGCAGATCTTTCACTGAA GTATAACTGCTCTGGACTGAAATTTGGAAAAATAGACATTGGCCGATACGCAAGTGTAGCAGAGAA GTATAAGGTGAGTCCCTCCCCACTCTCCAAGcagctgccctctctgctgCTGTTGCATGGTGGACGGGAGCACATGCGTCGCCCTCAAGTGGACAAGAAGGGAAGGGCTGTGAGTTGGAGCTTCACAGAG GAAAACATAATTCGTGAATTCAACCTAAATGAAATTTTTGAGAAGTGTAAAAAGCTTGGCAAGGGGCGGAGTGAGAAGATAGAGGAGCTGGGATTCCTTCCACAGGAAGACCATGATGAACAACCAATCAAAACACCAGGAGAAGAGTCAGAGAGCAAGAAAGACAAGTAA